One window of Cygnus atratus isolate AKBS03 ecotype Queensland, Australia chromosome 29, CAtr_DNAZoo_HiC_assembly, whole genome shotgun sequence genomic DNA carries:
- the GPD1 gene encoding glycerol-3-phosphate dehydrogenase [NAD(+)], cytoplasmic — translation MGGKKVCVVGSGNWGSAIAKIAGSNAARLSTFENLVSMWVLEEEVGGRRLTEIINTEHENVKYLPGHKLPPNVVAEPDLLKACAGADVLLFVVPHQFIGKVCEQLKGHVKKGAIGMSLIKGVDEGPDGLRLISDIIHEKLGIEMSVLMGANIANEVAEEKFCETTIGCKNAQYGQILKELMQTPNFRVTVVQEADTVEICGALKNVVAVGAGFCDGLGFGDNTKAAVIRLGLMEMIGFAKLFCKGPVTPSTFLESCGVADLITTCYGGRNRKVAEAFAKTGKSIEQLEKEMLNGQKLQGPQTSAELHRILKSKNMVEKFPLFTAVYQICYEGKPVTDVIKCLQNHPEHM, via the exons ATGGGCGGCAAGAAAGTGTGCGTCGTGGGCTCCGGCAACTG GGGCTCGGCCATCGCCAAGATCGCGGGCAGCAACGCGGCGCGGCTGAGCACCTTCGAGAACCTGGTGAGCAtgtgggtgctggaggaggaggtgggcgGCCGGCGGCTCACCGAAATCATCAACACGGAGCACGAGAACGTCAAGTACCTGCCGGGACACAAGCTGCCCCCCAACGTG GTGGCAGAGCCAGACCTGCTGAAAGCCTGCGCCGGGGCCGATGTCCTCCTGTTCGTGGTGCCCCACCAGTTCATCGGCAAGGTCTGCGAGCAGCTCAAGGGCCACGTGAAGAAAGGTGCTATCGGGATGTCGCTCATCAAG GGGGTGGACGAAGGACCAGACGGGCTGAGGCTGATCTCAGACATTATCCACGAGAAACTGGGAATAGAGATGAGCGTCCTCATGGGGGCCAACATTGCTAATGAAGTGGCAGAAGAGAAGTTCTGTGAAACAACCATCG GGTGCAAGAACGCGCAGTATGGGCAGATCCTGAAGGAGCTGATGCAGACACCGAATTTCCGCGTCACGGTGGTGCAGGAGGCTGACACCGTAGAGATCTGTGGGGCGCTCAAG AACGTCGTGGCTGTAGGGGCTGGTTTCTGTGATGGCCTCGGCTTCGGAGACAACACGAAGGCTGCTGTTATCCGTCTGGGACTGATGGAGATGATTGGCTTCGCCAAACTCTTCTGCAAGGGGCCCGTCACCCCCTCCACCTTCCTGGAGAGCTGCGGGGTCGCTGATCTCATCACTACCTGCTACGGTGGTCGCAACCGCAAGGTGGCTGAGGCTTTTGCCAAGACTGGGAAG TCTATtgagcagctggagaaggagatgTTGAACGGGCAGAAGCTGCAGGGTCCCCAGACGTCTGCTGAGCTGCATCGCATCCTTAAAAGCAAGAACATGGTGGAGAA